From Planktothrix serta PCC 8927, one genomic window encodes:
- a CDS encoding PD-(D/E)XK nuclease family transposase, whose amino-acid sequence GENVLIEMQAVNVPAFGKRILYNTAKMYVNQLKLGEVYPELRAAIGVAVTDFIMFNEHNKVISQFTLK is encoded by the coding sequence GGCGAAAATGTGTTAATTGAAATGCAGGCTGTAAATGTACCAGCTTTTGGCAAAAGAATTCTTTATAACACAGCAAAAATGTATGTAAATCAACTAAAATTAGGGGAAGTTTATCCAGAATTGAGAGCAGCCATAGGTGTAGCGGTGACGGATTTTATTATGTTTAATGAACATAATAAAGTGATTTCACAATTTACTCTGAAGGA